A genomic window from Bacteroidales bacterium includes:
- a CDS encoding peptidase domain-containing ABC transporter produces the protein MPSFPFYKQLDAMDCGPTCLRMVARHYGKHFTLQTLREKSHLTREGVSMLGIARAAEEIGMQTMGVSLTWERLQKEAPLPVIVHWKQNHFVVVHKIRKDKVFLADPAFGHAVYSKEEFLKNWISTRHEGEAKGSALLLHPTPDFLNQEDEPVKKSGFSYLFRYLAPYRRYVYHLLLGLIIGSVIQFLLPFLFQSMVDFGITNQDLPFIYLVLLFQFVLIISQMGIDFIRRWILLHLSTRINIALISDFLSKLMKLPVGFFDTKLTGDILQRIGDHRRIETFMTTSSLTILFSMFNLVVFAIILAIFSMKILLIFLAGGLLYFIWIFIFMKRRRSLDQKYFSKMAENQSKLIQIIHGIREIKLNNAERSSQWEWKDLQASLFRVNMKSLSLNQYQEAGGVFINETKNILINVTAAIAVLNGHLTLGTLLAISYILGQLNGPIEQMITFFHRAQDAKISLERLGEIHDSEDEYQRETGVTVLPSIDKISVSNLDFTYPGAIQRNVLEGINLSLKKDTVTALVGISGSGKTTLLKLLLGFYPPAKGDIRAGDMNIQMMSPDIWRSQCGVVMQDGYIFSDTIARNIALGEHEIKTEQLLYSAKMACMDDFIDQLPLGYNTVIGQEGLTLSGGEEQRILIARAIYKNPAFLFLDEGTSALDANNERRIMDNLQLVFRGKTVLIVAHRLSTVKNADQIIVLDKGKIVEEGKHNALIAKKGHYFNLVRNQLELGN, from the coding sequence ATGCCCTCATTCCCTTTCTATAAGCAACTTGATGCCATGGACTGCGGCCCCACCTGTCTGAGAATGGTGGCCCGTCATTACGGCAAGCATTTTACCCTGCAAACACTGCGTGAGAAATCACACCTGACCCGGGAAGGGGTTTCTATGCTTGGAATCGCCAGGGCAGCAGAGGAGATCGGCATGCAGACCATGGGCGTCTCTCTCACCTGGGAACGACTCCAGAAAGAGGCCCCGTTACCGGTGATTGTACACTGGAAGCAGAACCATTTTGTGGTGGTTCATAAGATTCGAAAAGACAAAGTTTTTTTAGCCGATCCGGCCTTTGGACATGCGGTCTACTCGAAAGAGGAGTTCCTGAAAAACTGGATCAGCACCCGTCACGAAGGTGAAGCTAAAGGATCTGCCCTGCTCCTGCATCCCACACCCGATTTCCTGAACCAGGAAGACGAGCCCGTGAAGAAGAGCGGCTTCAGCTATCTGTTTCGTTATCTGGCTCCTTACAGGCGCTATGTCTATCACCTTTTACTGGGCCTGATCATTGGAAGTGTTATTCAGTTCCTGCTCCCTTTTCTGTTCCAGTCCATGGTCGATTTTGGGATCACCAACCAGGATCTTCCATTTATCTACCTGGTCTTGCTATTCCAGTTTGTCCTGATCATCTCCCAGATGGGAATCGATTTTATCCGCAGGTGGATCCTGCTTCACCTGAGTACCCGGATTAATATTGCACTTATTTCGGATTTTCTATCCAAGCTGATGAAATTACCGGTAGGGTTCTTCGATACCAAACTCACCGGTGATATCCTGCAACGCATAGGCGATCATCGCAGGATTGAAACATTTATGACCACCTCCTCCCTGACCATCCTCTTTTCCATGTTCAACCTGGTGGTATTTGCCATTATCCTGGCCATCTTCAGTATGAAGATCCTCCTGATCTTCCTGGCAGGAGGGCTGCTCTATTTTATCTGGATCTTTATCTTCATGAAGCGTCGAAGATCCCTGGATCAGAAATACTTTTCCAAAATGGCCGAAAATCAGAGTAAACTGATCCAGATCATTCATGGAATCCGGGAGATCAAACTGAACAATGCAGAGCGATCCAGCCAGTGGGAATGGAAAGACTTACAGGCCAGCCTGTTCAGGGTCAATATGAAATCGCTCTCCCTGAACCAGTACCAGGAAGCCGGGGGAGTATTTATCAATGAGACTAAGAATATCCTGATCAATGTGACAGCAGCCATTGCCGTTTTAAATGGCCATCTGACTCTGGGTACACTGCTGGCTATTTCTTATATTCTGGGACAATTAAACGGGCCTATCGAACAGATGATCACCTTCTTTCACAGGGCCCAGGATGCTAAAATCAGTCTGGAGCGGCTGGGGGAAATTCACGATTCTGAAGATGAGTACCAGCGAGAAACAGGCGTGACCGTTCTGCCTTCCATCGACAAGATTTCTGTAAGTAACCTGGACTTTACATATCCGGGCGCCATTCAGCGTAATGTACTGGAGGGGATTAACCTGAGTCTTAAAAAGGACACCGTTACGGCCCTTGTTGGAATCAGTGGCAGTGGAAAAACCACACTGCTAAAACTATTGCTGGGTTTTTATCCTCCTGCCAAAGGGGATATCAGGGCCGGGGATATGAACATCCAGATGATGTCGCCCGATATATGGAGAAGTCAGTGCGGGGTGGTGATGCAGGATGGTTATATTTTCTCCGACACCATTGCCAGGAATATTGCCCTGGGCGAACATGAAATAAAAACCGAACAGTTGCTTTATTCTGCCAAAATGGCTTGCATGGACGATTTTATTGATCAGTTACCACTGGGTTACAACACGGTAATCGGACAGGAAGGGCTTACTTTGAGTGGTGGAGAGGAACAACGGATCCTGATAGCCAGGGCCATCTATAAAAATCCCGCCTTCCTTTTCCTGGACGAAGGCACCAGTGCCCTGGATGCCAATAATGAACGGCGCATCATGGATAACCTCCAGCTGGTTTTCAGGGGTAAGACCGTGCTGATTGTGGCCCACCGGCTGAGTACTGTAAAAAATGCGGATCAGATCATTGTGCTGGATAAAGGCAAGATTGTGGAGGAAGGTAAACACAATGCCCTGATTGCCAAGAAAGGACACTACTTTAATCTGGTGCGTAACCAGCTGGAACTGGGCAACTAA